Within Candidatus Deferrimicrobiaceae bacterium, the genomic segment AGGAACCGGATGAAAGCGAGAATCCTGGCGGCTACCCTGGCGGCCGCGTTTTTGTTCGCCCATGATGCCGGGGCATTCCACAGAAACGCCAAGGGGGTCGCCGAGCGCCTCCAGGGTCGTGCGTATTCCGAGTTCCTCTCCGGGTATCTCCACTATCGGGAAGGGAACCTCGACGCCGCCCTGGAATCGTACCGCAAGGCGCTCCGGTACCAGCAGGACGAGCCGGAGATCCTCTACGAGATCGCGAACGTTCTCGTGAAAAAGGGGCAGCTCTCCGAGGGGAAGGAATACCTGGAGAAGGCCCTGGCCGTCGACCCGAAGCACGCCCGCTCCCGCTATCTCCTGGCGGGGATCCTGGCCGCGACCGGGGACAAGGAAAAGGCGATATCCCTTTACTCCCAGGCGATTTCCGACGACCCGGACAACGAGGAGGCATACCTCCACCTCTCCACGCTCTACGCCGAGAAAGGGGAGCTCGACCGGGCCAAGGAGTACCTCACCGCCCTGATCGGGAGGAGCCCCCGCTCGTTTCTTGCCTTCTATTACCGGGGGAGGCTCGAAGCCGCCCGGAGGGAGTTCGACGCCGCGCTCTCCGACTTCGACAAGTCCCTCTCGATCCACCCGTCGTTCGACGCCGCGCTCATCGATTCGGGGGGCATCCTCGAACTGATGGGGCGCCACGAGGAGGCGGAGGAGAGGTACAAGCAGGCGCTTTCGCTCAACCCGGAGAACCCGTTCATCCGGGAGCGTCTCGGCCGGGTCCTCATCCTGGAAAAGAAGATCGACCAGGCGGTCGACCAGTACGAGGAACTGAAGAAATTCGCCCAGGGGAACCTGGACGTCCGGGTGAAACTCGGACTTCTCTATCTGGACCGGGACCGGAATGACGATGCGATCAACGAGTTCCTGTTCGTGCTCGCGGCCCAGCCGGAGAACAGCCAGGTGCGGTTCTTTCTCGGGACCGCCTATGAAGAAAAGGGGATGTTCCCGGAGAGCGAGAAGGAATTCCGCGCGATCCCGGAGTCTTCTCCCGTCTACCGGGACGCGATGCTCCACATCGCGATGTCCCTCGGCCGCCGGAAGCGGATCGAGGAAGCGATCGAAGTGACCCGGAGCCTGCGGAAGAAGTTTCCGGAGGATGTCCCGCTGATGATCTTCCTGGGGACGCAGCTGGAGGAGGCGAAGCGGTACCCGGAGGCCCTCGGGGTCCTCACGGAAGCGGTGGAGAAGGAGCCGAACAACGCCTCGGCAAGGTTTTCCCTCGGGGTGATCCACGACAAGATGGGGGATCTGGACAAGGTCATTGCGAGCATGGAGAAGGCGATCGAGCTCGATCCGGAGCACGCGACGGCCATGAACTATCTCGGGTACACCTATGCGGACCGGAACATGCGTCTGCCGGAGGCGGAATCCCTGATCCGCCGGGCCCTGGAGATCCGGCCGAACGACGGCTACTTCATCGACAGCCTCGCCTGGGTCTACTACCGAAAGGGGGAGTTCGCCCGCGCCGAGACCGAAATCCGCCGCGCGCTCTCGTTCATCCCCGACGACCCCGTCATCCTCGAGCACACGGGGGACATCCTGTCCGAGGAGGGGAAGAAGGAAGAAGCCGCGGTCTATTACGAGAAAGCGATTTCCCGCGGGCACGAGAAGCCCGAGGAGATCCGGAACAAGCTGACCCAGATCCGGAAAGCGGGCTCCGCGGCCAAGTGAAAGGGGGGACCTCCGCGAAGGACCTCCCGGCGGCCCGGGGCGGCAGGCGGTTCCTCGCGGCCTCCCTTCCGTTCGCGTTGCTCGTCGCGGCGGGGGCCGGCTGTGCCCCCGTCCGGCAGCGCCTCATCGGGGAGGAAGCCAGGACGGCGGCCACGTTCTTCGTTTCCACGGCGGACGTATCCTTTCCCCTCCGGGCGTCGTTCTCGGGAATCGCCGAACTCTCCGGCCGGACGGTCCCTTTTCTCGCCGGCCTCTCCTCCCGAAACGCTGCGGATGAGATCCTGGGGGTCTACGATCCCATGGGGCGCGCGGTCCTGTTCCTCCGCAACGATGGCGGGAACGTGTCGGTCACCCGCGGCCCCGCCGCGGGGGATTTCCCGCCGGGGGACATCCGCCCCGTGGATGCGGGGCCCCTGTCGGTCGGGCGAATTCTGTCGGGAGCCCCGGGGTATCCCGTGGACGGGGGAGAGACGGCTCGGGCGGCGGACGGGGGTTGGATCCTCGCGGGGAGGGAGCAGACGCTCTTTTCCGATCCGTCGCGGCGACTGCTCTCCCGGGCGGAATATGATATTTCTGGAAAGCGCGTCATCGTGACCTACCCGGGGAGGGATTCTCCCGAACCGCCCCGGACGGTGGAGGTCGAGGTCATGGGAAACAGAATCGTGCTCCGGAGGGACGCGGATTGAAGATCGCCCGGATTCTCGTTGCCGTGCTCGCCGTCGTCCTGGCGGCGGCGTGCGCGAAGGAAAAAAAGGACGCCGGGGGCACGGGAGCGGCCGGTTCGGACGCCCCCGCCTACGGCGACGCCATCGTCGAAGGGAGCATCGGGGACGTGAGTGGGTTCCTCACGGCCGTCACCTCCGACTCCGCCTCCCACACCGCGGCGAACTACGTCTTCAATGGCCTCGTCCGGTACGACAAGAACCTGAAGCTCGAGGGGGAGCTGGCCGAGTCCTGGGAGGTCTCTCCCGACGGGAAGAGGATCACCTTCCACCTCCGGAAAGGGGTGACGTGGCACGACGGAAAGCCGTTCACGTCGGAGGACGTTCTTTTCACCTACCGGAGGATGATCGCCCCGAACACGCCGACCGCCTACGCGGAGGACTTCAAGCAGGTGAAGCGGGCCGAAGCCCCCGACCCGTATACGGTCGTCGTCGAGTACGGCAAGCCGTTCGCCCCCGCGCTCGCCTCCTGGGGGATGCACGTCCTTCCGAAGCACCTGCTCGCGGAATACCCCGACATCTCCCGCAGTCCCTTGAACAAGAAGCCCGTGGGGACCGGGCCGTTCCGGTTCGTGGAGTGGAAGACCGGGGAGAAGACGGTCTTCGAGACGAACCCGGACTACTTCGAGGGTCGGCCGTACCTTTCCCGCGTCATCACGCGCGTCATCCCGGACCCGGCCACCATGTTCCTGGAGCTCAAATCCGGCGGGATCGACATGATGGGGGTTACCCCCCTCCAGTACACGAGGCAGACGGAGACGGAGGAATTCCGGAAATCGTTCCACAAGTACCGGTACCTCTCCTTCGGGTACACCTATCTGGGGTTCCGGCTCTCCCACCCCCTCTTCTCGGACAAACGGGTCCGGCAGGCCATCGCCCACTCGATCCACAAGAAGGAGATCATCGACGGCGTTCTGTTCGGGCTCGGGCAGGAGGCCACCGGGCCGTACAAGCCGGGGACGTGGGTGCACAACCCCGACGTGAAGAGGTACCCTTTCGACCCGGAAAAGGCGAAGGCGCTCCTGGCCGAAGCGGGGTGGAAGGCGGGGGACGGCGTCCTCGAGAAGGGGGGGAGGGCGTTTTCCTTCACGGTCCTCACCAACGCGGGGAACGAGAGCCGGGCGAAGACGGCCGCGATCATCCAGCAGAACCTGGCCGCCGTCGGGATCAAGATGGAGATCCGGACGCTGGAGTGGGCCGCCTTCATCAACGAGTTCGTCGACAAGCGGAAGTTCGATGCGGTGATCCTCGGCTGGAGCATCTCCCAGGACCCCGACCAGTACGACATCTGGAGCTCGAAGAAGACCGGCCCCAAGGAGCTCAATTTCGTGGGGTTCCAGGACGCGGAAGTGGACCGGCTCCTCGAGGAGGGGCGGCGCACCTTCGAAGCCGAGGGGAGGAAGAAGGCCTATTTTCGCATCCAGGAGATCCTGGCGGAGGAGCAGCCCTACGTCTTCCTCTATTACCCGGACGCGCTTCCGGTCGTGCACAAGCGGATCCACGGGATCGAGCCGGCGCCGGCGGGGATCTCCTACAACTTCATCCAGTGGTACGTTCCCAAGTCCCAGCAGAGGTACACCACCTTCCAATAATAGGGGACGGATGCTCCGGTATATCGCCCACCGCCTGCTGCTCACGGTTCCGCTCCTGATCGGGATCAGCCTCATTTCCTTCCTCGTCATCCACGCTGCTCCCGGCGGGCCGGTGGAGATGGCCACGGACCTGAACCCCAAGGTCACGGCGGAGGCGAGGGAGAGGCTGAAAACCTATTACGGCCTGGACCAGCCGCTCCACGTCCAGTACGTCCGGTGGCTCGGTCGCATGGCCACCCTCGATTTCGGGCAGAGCTTCTCCCGCGACGGGAAGCAGGTCTCCGAGAAGATCGGGGAGCGGATCCCCGTGACGCTGGCGATCAACGTCCTGTCGATGCTTCTCATCTTCCTGGTCGCGATCCCCCTGGGCATCTATTCCGCGGTCCGGAAGGATTCGTGGTTCGACCGGATTTCCACCGTGGTGGTGTTCACGGGATTTGCCGTGCCCACGTTCTGGCTCGCCCTGCTGCTCATGATCCTGTTCGGCGTGAAGCTGGGGTGGCTCCCCATCTCGGGACTCGTCTCGCTGGAGTACGATTCCCTGGGGCTGGCGGGGAAGATCTGGGACCGGACGAGCCACCTCCTCCTCCCGGTGTTCGTGTCGGCCTTCGGGGGACTAGCCGGGTTCTCCCGCTACATGCGGTCGAACATGCTGGAGGTGATCCGGCAGGACTACATCGCGACCGCCCGGGCGAAGGGGCTCCCCGAGCGGAAAGTCGTGTTCCGCCACGCGATGCGCAACGCGCTCCTTCCCTTCATCACCATCTTGGGTCTTTCCGTGCCGGGCCTCCTCGGCGGCTCGGTCATCTTCGAGTCGATCTTCGCGATCCCCGGCCTCGGGCAGCTCTTCTACCAGAGCGTGATGTCCCGCGACTACCCGCTGATCATGGGGGCGCTGGTGATCGGGGCGTTCCTGACCCTGATCGGGAATCTGCTGGCCGACGTCGGGTACGCGCTGGCGGATCCCCGGATCCGCACGGAATAGTGTACCGTCTCGTAAATAGCTTGACGCACCGAGAGCGTCGATGCGCCGCGCCAGCGAGGCGCGCGACTGAGGCGTACTGGAGCGAAGTACGGCGCAAGAAGCGCAACGAAGCGGGAGCGAGGGGCCTGTCCCCG encodes:
- a CDS encoding ABC transporter permease, which codes for MLRYIAHRLLLTVPLLIGISLISFLVIHAAPGGPVEMATDLNPKVTAEARERLKTYYGLDQPLHVQYVRWLGRMATLDFGQSFSRDGKQVSEKIGERIPVTLAINVLSMLLIFLVAIPLGIYSAVRKDSWFDRISTVVVFTGFAVPTFWLALLLMILFGVKLGWLPISGLVSLEYDSLGLAGKIWDRTSHLLLPVFVSAFGGLAGFSRYMRSNMLEVIRQDYIATARAKGLPERKVVFRHAMRNALLPFITILGLSVPGLLGGSVIFESIFAIPGLGQLFYQSVMSRDYPLIMGALVIGAFLTLIGNLLADVGYALADPRIRTE
- a CDS encoding peptide-binding protein; amino-acid sequence: MKIARILVAVLAVVLAAACAKEKKDAGGTGAAGSDAPAYGDAIVEGSIGDVSGFLTAVTSDSASHTAANYVFNGLVRYDKNLKLEGELAESWEVSPDGKRITFHLRKGVTWHDGKPFTSEDVLFTYRRMIAPNTPTAYAEDFKQVKRAEAPDPYTVVVEYGKPFAPALASWGMHVLPKHLLAEYPDISRSPLNKKPVGTGPFRFVEWKTGEKTVFETNPDYFEGRPYLSRVITRVIPDPATMFLELKSGGIDMMGVTPLQYTRQTETEEFRKSFHKYRYLSFGYTYLGFRLSHPLFSDKRVRQAIAHSIHKKEIIDGVLFGLGQEATGPYKPGTWVHNPDVKRYPFDPEKAKALLAEAGWKAGDGVLEKGGRAFSFTVLTNAGNESRAKTAAIIQQNLAAVGIKMEIRTLEWAAFINEFVDKRKFDAVILGWSISQDPDQYDIWSSKKTGPKELNFVGFQDAEVDRLLEEGRRTFEAEGRKKAYFRIQEILAEEQPYVFLYYPDALPVVHKRIHGIEPAPAGISYNFIQWYVPKSQQRYTTFQ
- a CDS encoding tetratricopeptide repeat protein, which translates into the protein MKARILAATLAAAFLFAHDAGAFHRNAKGVAERLQGRAYSEFLSGYLHYREGNLDAALESYRKALRYQQDEPEILYEIANVLVKKGQLSEGKEYLEKALAVDPKHARSRYLLAGILAATGDKEKAISLYSQAISDDPDNEEAYLHLSTLYAEKGELDRAKEYLTALIGRSPRSFLAFYYRGRLEAARREFDAALSDFDKSLSIHPSFDAALIDSGGILELMGRHEEAEERYKQALSLNPENPFIRERLGRVLILEKKIDQAVDQYEELKKFAQGNLDVRVKLGLLYLDRDRNDDAINEFLFVLAAQPENSQVRFFLGTAYEEKGMFPESEKEFRAIPESSPVYRDAMLHIAMSLGRRKRIEEAIEVTRSLRKKFPEDVPLMIFLGTQLEEAKRYPEALGVLTEAVEKEPNNASARFSLGVIHDKMGDLDKVIASMEKAIELDPEHATAMNYLGYTYADRNMRLPEAESLIRRALEIRPNDGYFIDSLAWVYYRKGEFARAETEIRRALSFIPDDPVILEHTGDILSEEGKKEEAAVYYEKAISRGHEKPEEIRNKLTQIRKAGSAAK